Genomic window (Magnolia sinica isolate HGM2019 chromosome 6, MsV1, whole genome shotgun sequence):
ACAGTGCATGGTATCATGGTAAACATCGGAGGCAGTCAGTGGCACCAGTTCAAAAAAAGATGTCCATATTAGAGGATATGATCTTTAATTAAATCTCATTTTGGTACTAGAACCACTGTACTCCAACGATTTGGACGGTTAAGCTTGAGATACATGTACTACGGGTGCTAAGTGATGCATATGAACCGTCTCCACTTTAAAACAAGCATCTCtcattcattaatagtcaatcttAACTTCTGTCATGCAGACCTGTACGTAGTGTAGGTTGAAATTAAGTCCACTACTTAGGGCGCTTTGGCTTGCGTGCATGTAGTGGTCCAGCAACAAATCAATGGTTCAACCAGCTAGACTCAATTGCTATGTACAGTTCACAACTTGTAAAGGGCATTTACAAGGAAACCTGTGAGTGGTgaaagagtgaaagagaggaaagtTTTGCATTCTTTGATTTTTCTTGTGTAGTAAAGAAAAAAAGCTCCATATAATATGTGTGGAGATTTTCCCAAGATCAGGTTTAGGGTTGATATAGGTGTATCACCTATTAGCACGTCGTTGTATGGTTGTGCATCATGTTGTTTCAGGCCGACATGGGCGATGCTCGGTTTTACATAAATATAGTGAGTTCATGTACAAGAGATGAGGACTTGTTCTTTCTTAATCATGCACACaacctcacacccacacacaccacagtcGGTACTTAGTCCCAAGACTTTTAGTGtcgttgaaactcttgtgattcTACAACTAAGCTATGAGTCAAGACCCAGAGATGAGGAACTCTAATATATAATTggtgttaactaaaatgagatgaactcatttttaagagtCTACCAAACAGGTCCTAAGAGGAGTTATATATTTCTTAGCTCAAAAATATGTGCAATAGAACCTTTACAATAACTCAGATGATTGGAATGTCCTCAGCTATATATTAGAAAATTGGAAGATTCAGTTATTGATATTGGGAATAAACTTCTCATCTAACAATTCATTAAATGTTTTTTCTATCCATACAAAAATAATTTACAATGAAGAGTGTGTTTGATTGCATCACCAGATATCATTGGAAGAAAATTCGATTGattgataatgaaattttatgatatgcaACATAAAGAATGAAAGAACCCAAGATAAAATTAAATACATAGGTTTCTAtatcagaaatgaaagaaatcaGTAACATCAGCCTCTCCTTCCAATCCGATGGGGCTGCACTCACTCACGAACGGATGGTTGAGAAGCTCCGCCACCGTTGCCCTCCTCCTCCAGTCCTTCCCCAAACACTGCCTCACGAAGCTTTGAAACTCAACCGACATAGTTTCTGTCAACTCTGGCAGCTGCTCTCCGAAGCATATGGCCATCATTAAGGCGACCCAGATCCAGTCCATCATTATATGTTGCTATATATATACACGGAGGGGAAGAAGATAATGTTGCTATATTGCGTGAGTGAGGAAATAGGGGTATTAGATTAAATAATTAACAATATAATTCACTTGGGAGAATCTTGCTACATCTGCGTGAGTGAGGAAATCAGGACCGTTCAGCTTGTAGCCCTACCGTGGATGGCAAATGGGTCAAGATACATTTTGATGGTAATCCAATTGAAGGGTGTGAATtttattactaaatcaactttaatatctctactTAGTatgtgtatgtaatgtttgacacaatggttataataagcccgttgaaatatttactttgcccaaaaatgatgaaattccaagtcccggatgggccataagcacaagatcacatccaagtgactaaccgGCGATTTTTAAcccttgatttacatggataatattTGGACAGCACAGATCACTgttttaaagtaattatagtgatgcaattgataaattaattattttgggatatcatcaatgggtCATGTGACCAacagattaatagtctagtgacacatgtTATACATGCTACTTTTGTACGAATTTTAGATATAATCTAAACTTtcactttgaatttgaaatcccctcaaacccccgaatccaaggtgccaaacgaccctaaAGCTCCAAGGTCTAAGATCGTGGATAACCCACCATGCTTTTACCATTGTATAATCTTTCAATTTGAACGTTCACACTAATGGGatcatgatttatttttatttttttcagaaacAACCAATCAGTTGGCCCATGTATATACTCTCCTGACATGGAACAAGTGAGGCAggggtaacaacttagtgggtgagaTCCTGAGTGTAGGGCCCACAATGCATGTGTCATGTATCCATgtagtccatctgttttgctggatcattttaggtcaggtccaaatctcaggtggaccaaatagtagggattgaattcccaccccgcaatttgtgttttcccttcatccggggttctacgtgaccttaccaacagtttggatggcaaataaggaTTACAgagggcccttagaagtttttaatggtgggcattcaatcaccactgttttcctgtggtgtggtccacctgagattttgatctgccttatttttggtacCATGTCCTAAAACGATCCGGCAGCacggatggatagtttggatatacaacatatacagcCAGGCAGCCCCACGGTCAGGCCCATCACGCCTCCCTCACCTAATCTGCACCCTAGAAGGCCCTGGTAATTACTAGCATGAGAGGGTAGGACGCGGATCATGTGGTGTTGCTAACACCACCCTagtggtggtgtgttgatgtatTGGCCCTTTGGGGTCCaacgtaatgtatgtgttttatatccactccgtccaccctCACATATTTGATGTTATTTCTTTCCAAATCAACATGCATGACATATCTGTGACATTGTCAAGACTGTCGCCTACAATGCATTGCATGCTAACATCACATGCAATGGGTGGACAAATGTCAACATGTTGCATGTGTATAACATCTGAGCTGTCCAAAAGTTGAAACACACCACTTGTGTGATTTTACTTGGGATTCGTTTTTGCGGTTCCTTAATAGAGGTGGTGTTTGCTGAGATCACGAAAGGAATCTATTATTCGCGTTCCGATGTCAATATGGATGTTTAACAATGTCACGGAAACAAGAGCTCGTATTGATGAGATCAAGCTTTAAATTGTAAATCTACGGGTTTCCGAAATGTTATGTTAGAGCTAGATTCTCAAATCGTTGTGGACCATGTTATAAAGGAAACTTTGAATCTACCGTGGAAGATTTGGTACATTTTAAGAGAATTAAAACAGAAATTGGAAGCCATCTCCTATACGATATCACATATCTCAAGAGAAATCAATTCGGTCACAGATAGTCTTTTCAGAATTGTCAATAGAAGCTTCCAAAATTAATGCGGGGAGAGTTGACTCTATATCAAGCGGGCCTAACAAAAATATCTGGGTGAAGAGTAGATTTCAAGCTCCGTAAACAATCGTTGTTAGGAGATGGAAAATATACCCATCTATGCATAGATGGAAGCAGAGCCTATGGCTTTTATCGTCTACCAGGAAGCTATAAATGTGTGTGTGGTGCTGGAAGCAGAGCCTAGGGTCAGGCTGCTGGCTGACAAGTGAAGCAGGTGATCAGTGGCCATCTCATATGTGGCGTATTGGTAGCTGAGGTTGATATGGATTTTCAAGTCAAATGGTCTTGCCGATCATGTGCAAGTGATCAGTGGCCATCTCATATGCAGTTAGCAGTATAGGCAAGCAGGAGGATGTGCAGTTGTTCGTTGTTTATAGTTAATGCAGGGAAGTTCTCTTTTCGGTTCGACCGGTGTCCCTGTCAGTTCGACCAAATTAGGCGTGGGATTCATGGAGATCACGTTGTCTACTTTTGCACATTTTCAGTTTGACCGAAGATTTGTGAGTTGGTATGTTTCGGTTCGACCGAAGATCCCACGGTCCATACGACGGAACACGTGTGAGTATGACTAATACGGGTTTTATTTCTAATTGTGTACGGGAGTATAAATACTCTCCTAGTTACGATTAGGGTTAGCATGTTGAGGGCTTAGCACAATTACTAAAGGGTTTTGAttcgtgccatggttttttcccgcaataattttttcatgtaaaatcccAGACGACGTTCTCTGTGTTTTCttaaatttttctttctttattgcaTGTTTGATTTGATCTGAAGTTGCTTCTACACCCAATGGCTGCCtcgaataaattttattttattttttgggtaggGTAGGAGGGTGGTTAGGAAGTGTGGAGTTTGCTGGAAATCCAATATACCCATTAATGTTGATCAAGGGTCGGCCTGGGCAATCCATTGGTGGGGCTGCTTTACCCAGTGGGTGCTGCAAATCTCTAGGAGCAAATGTACTTCCATGGAAGGGCCATGGGCTGCTTTACCCAGTGGGTGCTGCAAATCTCTAGGAGCAAATGTACTTCCATGGAAGGGCCATGCTGCGAGCCTGAATTCGGAAGCCCTGGTATACAAAATCCcatgtaatccaaaagtagttatcccatgtaatccaaaagtagttatgcatagtATACTTACAAAGGTTTGAATTTGATTacttaatatctttaattagtatGTGTATGTAATGTTTcgcacaatgattgtaataagcccgttgaaatatatactatgcctgaaaatgatgaaattcctagtctcaaatgagccacaaacataagatcacatctgagtgactagccagtgatttttaaccattgatttacatggacaatatttggacagcacaaatcattgtattaaagtatttgttgtgatgcaattgataatctaattattttgggatatcatcagtgggtcatgtacccaatagattaatagtctggTGGCACAAATGTTGCACATGCAActtttggaaggattttagatataatcaagctttcaccttggatttcaaaccccctctttgagggggatttgaaaccccctcaaatcccctcaaaccccccaaatccatggttcaTACCATATGAAGTGCCAAATGGCCTGAGTTTTTGTCCGGAATCTGAGGATTGTTTTCACCAAGATAGAAAGATTAGATCTCACATGCATTTTCAATGTTGGCACATGTGAATAGgcaatatatacatatacatacatatatatggtaGCCATTGTAGTTAGAATTCTGTTAATACACATCCAATTCACTCAAAAATCTAACAGCAGACTCTTATGTTAGTCAATTACAATGGGTGTAGCCGAGCTACACCCATCTGGGTCCCCAACAGCAGTTGGGATCCTTCCCTTGAGAATCTGCACCCTAAACTCCAACTTCTTACTGTCCATGAGTTCGAAAACCAGAGCATCCCCAACCTCCAGATTGTTTCCAGTTGCGAATTTTTTCCAGCTGATATCAAACCGGTTAAACGATCGGTCTCCATAGTAAAGCATCTCCCAGCTCTTGCCTCGGCAGTTGAGAATTGCAGGAACAACAGCTGACGGAAGCAAATGATGGAACTTTCGTGGGAGCATCTGTGACAAAACCAAAAAACAATCACAAACATGGATACCTATAGATGTAGTAACATTTGCAGGAACAAGTTGACTGCACCGCAAGACTCGTTACATAATCAATAATAGTTTTCAAATGAAAAGATGGCCAACTGGGGCAAGACCTGCAACAACAATTGGGtggtccaccagatcaatggGTGTCACAACCATTGTTCTAAAATTTgctgactcaactcaaaaatcaGCCGAGTCGACTCCACACGCTACTGGGAACGACTCGGCCTCAAATCAAAGAGACTCATCTGGTCAACCAAGTTATCGAGTCACTCGCCCTATGAAGGACGGGGTTTATTAAAAGGAAATGACGAGCGAGAATCAAACCCCCGACCCCTCCCAAGCTTTGCAGCAATCCTAACCAGCAAGGCATGTTTGTCATTGTTGCTTAACACTCCGTTTTGTATTTGCTTTATACTTCTGCTTTTTTACTTATGCTATGTATAACTGTTTCAAATATGGGTTTTGCCTACGTCTCCCCAAACCTTCTAAATGACCCACAAGGTGACCTATCATTAgtaagccatggtgcaagaatcacaatCGGATGATGTGAACCCTTTGAATGAGGTCAAATGGTTATGATCGTTTGTTGTTTATGAGATATAAATCACATGGCTATGATCATCAaatgaaagtgttactttagaatcataagaaatacaaatTGAGACCTATCTAATAGATGTttgaagatgatgattggacctattttgtttctccaatCAATCTTCattgtccattttcatgctattgattggaAGCTTAGGATCACCCTATGGATTTTGCTACCATATATCATCAAATCTCCAACCTTCCTGTATTTACACTTGAAATAAACTTAAAATAAGGGTTTCAAACTTTCAATGGCCCAAACATTTCCACTTTTCCCAGTTTCTTAGGTAACAATTGGCAATTTTTTCCTTCCTAAACtcttcattcattttgaaagggcatggcccacctgatcatgaGCAGACAAGCCTCACTTTTGTTTATGGACGTCATCATGTCAGGAGCCTCCTTATGCACCACTCAGATCTCCCACACACTTTGCCAGCAGGGTGTTTGTGCTGCCTGTAGAGCTGCTCGTGCAGCTAGGAAACCTATCCAAAAGAATGTCAAATTCTAGTTGATAGCATTCTCCCAACGGACATTCTCTTACTCAAGACCAAGAGTGATAATGGTTTTCTGACTCGGCAACTCTGACTGAACTGTCTGATTCAGAGTCAAGTCAGGGGGTGACTCATCCAAGTTGGCCGAGTCAGGGATATTAGGGGGGTGACTCATGGTACCAAACAGGATAGGACTCATCATATAAGTGATGCTGACACTGATTTCATGTACTCCTAAAGTTTTTTATGGTTAAGattttggagtgggatccattaggTGAAAAAATTACATAACCTGACTAAGACATGAGAAAACCATGCTTTGTTGAGGAATTattatagcaaaaaaaaaaaaacagatttcaCTCAACCAAGCAACAGTACACGTAAGTTCACCTGTGATCTAGAGTGTTCATCTTATGGGACCCATCACTGATGGTCCATGCCACGGTATCTCCCTCATCAGATGACTCTATCTGATTGTGGACTGTTAAAAAAAGTTACAGCagacggtccacattcaattcaAGAGGTCCAACCATCATGCAGCTATGATAATCTCAAGGGGAACATTTACAATGTGACCATccaatatgggccccactagacAAACGTTCTGGATTGCTGAAAGGAGCTCTAACTACTACGGTTGCCGCCATCGTCATTGCTCCAGTTCATTTGGTGCTACTAAGACACCAATCTGAACCCAGCTTGTTCAGTCTCCTTAAATGCCTACTCCAAATTAGAACTAGTACGAGTCGACTAGATtcgcttagtggtagactcacaagagtttcaacactaaggtcatggtttcaagtacccattgtggtgtgtgtgggtgtgagggttcgtgtgtaaaaaaaaataataaataaaaataataaataataaaataataagaaggaagaagaagaagaaggatgaaaTGACAAGGCACTTGCCACTAATATCTACAAAAGGATAAAGAACGATTACCATCTGATATGGCGATTTGATATGTGACTGTGAAATAATGCACGAAAAGTATGGGTTTCCCGTGAGCGCCACGATTTCTTCCTGCCCCAAAAGTGTGGTAGAATCCATTGAAATCAGGCTGCATGTATAGCTACAATCAGATCTGCACAACAGTTCCCAAATAGAACGTTAATGGGCCATGGAAGATTCATGGGTTATGTTGTCTTTCAATCAATCCTCTACCAAAAAAAGTGTTGTTCATCAAGACATCAAAGCTAATAACTAATTAGCTAAGGCTGACTGATCGTGTAGCTTTAACGAATCAGAACAAAACCCACCAACATATGTACCATTGCTAATCTTCTTTCGAGCCTGTTTTCTTTCCGAGAAATTCCACAATGTTCTCCAGCAGATGGATCTTCCTGGAAACTATGGCCAAAAGCATCAGGTAAATTTGAAAATCATCAAAGTGCagcaagaaaattctcatccagCAGTTAATACCATAAGTGACCATGGAATGCATCACGTTTCCGCTAATAAAATTCATGCTGTcagaatagtagaaaataaaataatcattctaagttcgtTGGAGAAATTGTTTAGAGGGGTTCTGAAGCATCTATTTCATCCAATCTCTTTGCGTTTCTTAAAAAATGAGTTTTCTTAGCACGTCACATAacatgtttttgtgtgtgtgtgtttttctttttctttttcaattagcTTCCTGTTCCAAGAGACCCACTGCATCTGTTCACTTATAATTGCAAAAGCATCAGTTTTGTAACCATATTCTTGCATTGAAATACAACTGTGCAGACTGTGGTGTCGTGTGACATCCAAGTAAATGAGGTAACAACTGTGAAATGAAAATAACTAAATCTGGTGGACTCCAAACAGGTAATGAATTGCACACCATTTAAGGAAGAAGgaatatattttttgaatttaaactCCGTGTCTAATATTAACATTTGGCAATTAGAAAATCACTTGCCATGTTGATTTGATGCTTGTATGAACTTCCAAAAATGCTAGAATCTGATATCTTCAAATGTTCAAAGAGCATCCATGGGAACCAAAGAAAACCATCTGAGAGCATCCCCCACCAGTGACTTCTAGAAGTAATCAAGGAGAGCAAGATGAGGCTTTGGTCGCCAACAACATTatacttgtttgaattccaaaTGTAGAGTAACAACAGGATGACAGTGAAGTCCCAAATTCTGGtgccttttctttttccatttttgaaTGATAacttaattttattaaaagaagagAACGACACAGGAGTGAACAACATCCAAAGAGATGAGATGATGAGAGACAATTCATCCATAATGAAGGATACATCCGCACCCTCACTTCcatcaaaaataaaaagattgcATCCTATGAAAGCTTTAAGACCCTAAGCTCATCCGAAGATCGTCCGTCTTGAAAATCAGGCAGACCAAACTAACCAGGTGGGCAACACATGTACGCTGAGTCTAGACCATCGGCTGTCCATTGATCCCAACACTATGGCCCACCTGGTCAGTGGACCAGCTttatttttgtgccaggtgattttcatggtggaccctaccagtTCCATGGTACGGATGTCCTACACGAGTGGCATGTTGGCATGAAAGATGGAGCCGCATGACAAGTTAGCAATGGTGGCTGTGGCTAATTAgttacaaaaataaaagagaatttgatactaaaaaataaaattaaaaaataaaaacttaatatAGGATTTACATTCTGGTACCTTTTCTAAAATGTTTTCAATAAGCTACCcgattaatttaagtaattatcattataGCACCTAATGAGCAAAGGGGTTCTGCaattggggtgggccccaccatgatgtttatgtgaaacccACCCCAACCATGAAGTGCATCACCTGATGTTAGGTCAGGgaccaaaaatcagccgcatTAGTGACTCAACTGGACCAcgtgattggaaacaatgtacggCCCATGCTCCCCTTCCAAACTGATTCCCTTCgtctggtccacctgaatcatagtTGGGCCTTATTTTGGGTCccaggcctaaattttggtgttaAATCTATGATTGGAGTGAATCTAGTGTAATCGTCACAGTTGGCCCcgtaaaaatcaagggtcgacgtctctcccaactatttcctttggcgTGGCCCACATGAATGATATATCaggctgattttattttatttttaggcccTTGGCCTGATATGGTATTACTTACACATTTGATGGTcaaagtggatctcacatactcatcacaatggaccccgccaaaaaatcaagggtgggcctcTCATAAAATTCCTTTAATATGCAAGCGGACATCTGGGAACAGTTGGGAGAGGGctgccacccttgattttttaaggggcccacagtgatgtgtatgtgaaatccactcccacGATTAGATGGGTAATCCTACATTAGGCCAAggcaaaaaaataaggcagacaTATGATTAAGGTGGCCACACCAAATAAACATATGGGAGAAAGGCATCCATCCTTGATTTATGGGAGACAggcacccacccttgatttttacatggcccgccatgatgattatgtgaaatgaactccaaccattagattccacatcaaaatttaggcttgaggccaaaaaatcaggcccatatgtgattcaggtgggccacaccaagggaaacagtttggagggtgagtgttgccctgtacactgttttcaatcaagtggtccacctgaatcaccaaTGGGGCTGAATTTTGGGCCCTGGGTGAAGTACCTAGTGGTCGGACTCGGCTTCAAAGGATCCATAACTGTGCTGCGCACCGtaatgtatgtcttatatccacaccgtccatctgtgttgccagatcattttaggatatcgaCCGAAAAATGCTggagatccaaaaatcaggtggatcataccataggaaacagtggtgattgagctcacaaaagttttggatcaagctgatatttgtttggtccttTCATCCATctttctgaccttatcaacaggttggatggaaa
Coding sequences:
- the LOC131248004 gene encoding B3 domain-containing protein Os04g0386900-like; this translates as MDSTTLLGQEEIVALTGNPYFSCIISQSHIKSPYQMMLPRKFHHLLPSAVVPAILNCRGKSWEMLYYGDRSFNRFDISWKKFATGNNLEVGDALVFELMDSKKLEFRVQILKGRIPTAVGDPDGCSSATPIVID